Sequence from the Ailuropoda melanoleuca isolate Jingjing chromosome 10, ASM200744v2, whole genome shotgun sequence genome:
ATTTTCACCTTTtactattaattaatttatttttattttttggtaatttccatacccaacatggagctcgaacccataaccccaagatgaagagtgctccacagactgagccagtccctcccattttttaaaagagccatTTTCACAAGACATGCAATATAAACAGAGGAAAACAGGCAGCTCTTGGAATTTCTTCTGAGAAACTCATTCCCACTGCTCATAAAAAAGTGAATCACTTTAAGGAATATTTGGCAAATCTATTGCAACAGACTCATCTGATGAGAACGTGCCCCTCCGACCCGTCCATGCAGGCTCGCCCTGGGACTGTGGACGTGCTGCGGTCCCCATTACCTGGAGAGAGGAGGGATCTAAGACAATTCTAGCACTCCTGGCATGGCTATACGCTACTGCCACAGTGGAAACAGTAtagattagaaaagagaaaaccatCTGATATTCCAGAAAGCAGTTTTAGCtttgaaaaattacatttgaGGCATAATAAACAGCTGGAAATGGAGCTCAGTGTGAGGGCAAAACAGGTGACACAAGCCTGTGCATCATCACGGTACCAGTGACAGCAGAACTGTGCTCACAGGAGGCAGCCCTAGGGGGAGAAGCGCACAGAGGACAGAACTCTAGGGAATAACACAATTCAAGAGGAAGCAGAGGACGCAAAGCCTACAAAGGGGCAAGGAAGGAGTGGAACTGTGaaattcaaaagacaaagagacaaaggaagttCTAGAACAAAGGAGTTATCAAGAGTGTTAAAGCAGTAAGATGAAGACAGAGTTTTCATGGGATTTGACAACTGGCAGATTTTTCACTTTTGCCAGAGCAGTTTCACTGGAGCAGTAGGGGTAGAAGCCAGACTCTGAATCGGCtgagaagatggagaaataaGGGGCAAACATAGGTAAGGCTGTAGGTCACGGCTCTGGGAAGCTGCAAGGAGAGGCGAACCAACAGCCTCCATTGCTGACCACAAGGGCTGCACCTCCCGGTTCTGCTCGTTTCTTCTACTACCAGCCGTGCCTCCATCTCCATACTTCTCCGGGATTGTCAGATTGTCTGATGTTCCCTAGGTGAAGAACTAAATCCAAAAGGCTCTTCTCTAGCAGTCAAGAGCATGTTTCATGTATGTTAAGGAATGAGTACTTGGGCCACTTAAAACTTTTTGGGGGAGTACAGTTTAAACAACCATGTGTCTGGAAGGATGAAAAATGCTGCAAATAATGGCACAAGCATCACTTTGAAAAGAAGTATTCCTGGGATGggataaatgggtgatgggcactaaggagggcacttgtgatcaGCACCGCGTCttgtatgtaagggatgaatcactgaattctactcctgaaactaatattacactgtatgttaactaactagaatttaaataaaaaactgaaaaaaggaaaagagtacTCCCAAGTCAAGCAGCTGAACCCAGTGGCTATGGGTAATGTGTGACAGGGGGCAGGTCCAGATTTTGAGGGACCGGAAGCTTATATTTTGGGAACCCacttaaatgaaaacacaatacaAAATTAGGTACAATGGTGAAAAcatatttagcatttaaaaataaatcacaacaaATTTCCAGAAGCCTTGAAGTTGATTCAAGTACCATCTCTTTAGAAAATTTACTAGAAACGCTTTCTTATGTAACCTGGCTTCTTCTCCCTATTAACCTGTACAACTTCCAACACAGGAAAGAAAGCACATAAGGTATTTTGAGGCTCAAATTCATCAGTAAATTTAGttgaaaatacacaaaagttTAGTGGTCAGTAAAAGGAAGTATTCAGCCCTACTACTTAGACTTACATACTTTAATACAGTCTTGCCTAGAATCAATTAGCACTGTTAACAATGCTTGAAAATCATTTCACATCCTCTGAACTGACCCTTTTAAAATCTCAGTATTCAGTTCTTAGAGATCActcacagaaataaacaaaaaataattcttaagtcTTTTACTAAATCCAAGTCCGTGATCGGACTCATTCATGGTTAAACAAGCCCACTAAGTGAATGGCCCTTTTTTACCCAGGACCTGGGGGAGTGATGGCCAAGAGCGGCAGAAACTCCTCAGTGCGGCCGTCATGTTTTCCACACGAGGAGCACAATCTCTGGTCAAGTACTGAGAGGCGGGGCGTTTGCACGGTGCGGTCACGTGTGCTACGTGACAGCAAGCAAGCGTCCTCAGCTAGGCTGATTCCTGGACTCAGGGGCATTAAACTGTCACAGGCCTGTGAGTAGATCTGTCACATCCCCAAAATAAGTACCTTCACGGTTCTTCCCCATGGCTCCAAGAAACCAAATACTTACCAGATTGGTGAAATAGTAGCCGTCCTCTCCAGTCATCAATCGGCTTGGGTTGCAGAAGCGGGTGATGTACTGGATATTGGACTGAAGGCGTGGGGGGTTGCCCTTCAAGACGATGTAGATGAGAGTTGGTAAAAAGTCATCGGCTGAGGCTGGCTCGTTCTTGGTGATCTTAATGGCATTGAAGATGTGCTTGCTGCACTTGGTGATGCAGGCCAACTTATCTCGAGGCACACGCTTTGAATCCATTTCAATGATGTCTATAAAGCAGAAAAGACACTGCTTCAATGAGAAATAATTACATGAAAGGAGCATTAGagtaatcattttttaatctatCAAGTTACAGAGGTACCCTCGCTAACTAACCCCTTCTCTGCCAGGTGATTTAGTGTCTGAAAAATTCTGACCACAAAAAACGTAAGCACTAGCTCATCCCAGGACGCGGGACCACGAGCCAGACGCTATGTGCATTACTCCCAGGCTCCACagcctatttctttttcatcctcAGATTGTGCAATGGATACTATTAGGAAGGGAACTGAGATTCACAGAAGTTTGATAATTTGCCCAAAATTATACAGACACAGCAAGTGACAGAGGGAGAACGTGAAACTAAGTTTTTCTGACTCTAAAACCCATGCTTTTTATCATGATGCTAAACTGCTTATGAGCTCCTCGGATAATTAAGAAGAGTcgttttcctgcttctgttcctctATAACACTGTAAAActcagtttaggggcgcctgggtggcacagcggttaagcgtctgccttcggctcagggcgtgatcccgcgttatgggttcgagccccacgtcaggctcctctgctatgagcctgcttcttcctctcctactccccctgcttgtgttccctctctcgctggctgtctctatcctgtcaaataaataaataaaatcttaaaaaaaaaaaacaaaactcagtttAGAGAGCATGCTGCTTTTTAGAAAGGTGGGTATTTACAAAGCACCACTGTATCGGTAACAAAATACAGCTGCTGAAATTTATCACATGTAGGTCCACAGCGGCCAGTCCCCACGGCATGTAAATCCCACCAGCTATAACATCTACAGCACCTGTATCATTTTCATAGCCTACTGGTTAGCACAGGGGCTGAAGAAGGATAGAAAATTTAATCTCATAAATACCATTCATTTCCCTCTGAGAAAAATTACTTCACTGTCCCTAACTACCCCTAAGTGGTGGGCTCTTGTAAACGCACAGCCTGTATCACAAAGACTAGGAGGCGGTGAGAACAGTAGTCAGCACCGCTAGAACAAcacaaggggaaggagggagagtgcCCTTGGATGTGCAAGTCTGCTTGCGATCTGGAGCAACGTGAAAGAAACAGCCGAGGCAGGTTAATTTGACAGCAACTTCTGGCCAACAGCAGGAATGAAGTTTCTAATTTAGGTGGGATGGTGGCACACACCGGAGTTCTGCTCCCAGCTCCATCCCTGAGGTTGGCTCCCGGGGGAACCCTCACGGGACCACCAGCCATGGAAGAGCAGTGTGTGGGCGCCGGAGACCCTGGACAGTGCAGAGGCTGTACTCTAACTTACTAATGCTTTCGTTCCCCGTATTCACATGTCTATTGTGTGCTTTTGCTTAGTTTATAGTAGAGTTCCTCCTTTAATCTTTTAATTATGGGTTGTAATTATTGTTAGTATGTCtcagtctattttctttttctatatgaATAGAACATATTACAAAAGAGATTGGgggaaagactttttaaaaccatttttatcaCATTCATTTATCCTATTTAGCTTCCTACTTTTTAgtactcatttttattctttaagtttttaACCACTCTCTCATTaatgtttattctttaaatttttaagtgaataaaaaatgagTTCTTTTTATCTGCAGGCAGGTGTAGCTGCCAATGCCAGGAGGGAGGGCCAAGAGtgtaaaaaggaagagaagggaagggggaaaaaaaaaaaaaaaaaaaagaacagtgggGGGGATAGCGATTCCGCGCACACTCTTTGTCTTGCAGTGACCCTTCCCCTTCCTAGCATCCTTTAAGCTTTTGGGGGAGTTTTTGGGGGGAAGTTTTTTGGGGGAAACTCTTTTGAACCCCCCACCACCTGTAGTTAGTTTCATGATTTGCACTGCCCTAAAGCCTAAACGAGGAGATCCAGGAGAAaataacagaacagaaaactccCCActgtattaattcttccagtaaTGTCCCACCCTAGTCTGCCTGCTGTCACTTACTTTATACAGTCCTCAGGTAACTGCGTCCATGTGTCTGTCGTCCATGGCTTTTACGTGTAATCAGTAGGAAAGACGGGCTGAGTATGGGTACTCCATCTTGGCAGGAGTCTAGTTTTATCTCTAATGACGTTGTGAAAACAAAGTAGGCTAGACCTCTAAGTCAtgatttctcaaccttggcactaacAATATTTTAGATTGGATCATCTTTTTTGTAGGGGACTGTCCGGTCCTGCaggatgtttaacagcatccctggcctccacctacTAGATGACAGATGTCAACTGAAATGGAAAATGCCTCATTCAGTGTATTTACCAATAAAACTGACTGTGCTAATAGCACGTGGGATGGTTTAGAGAAATTGAACCATAATACCACTGTTAGACACTGTCCTCTCTCCTTGCTCCTGTACTTAGTTAGGCTGACAATTTTAGGAAGAAAGTGATCACATAACCTTTAGCCTTCACAGAATGTATCCGCACTCAGACGGGCAAGATATGGGGCTAAGATGAGAAAAAGTTaagaaggcttttaaaattttgtggccAAATTTCTACCATCAAAACATCTCTTCAAACTCCAACTCAGATGATTTGAGAAAAGTTTCACCTCTCAAATTCTGTTAACAAACTGCTGATATACTGAAATCCTCTTAGttctattttaaagcaaacaatgATCTGGCTCTTGTAGTTTCTGGTTTTACAAGGCCTATCCTATGGCATTTCAGAAAAGAGTCCCGGACATAAATTCCTATGAAGTACTTTAAACATAAACCAGTTGGTCTCCAACTTGGCAAGAGTCtttggaaaaaaacccacaagtacAAGGCCCATATCCAGGCTTCTCACCTTCAATTTCTTATGATGTTCCCTGAGCAAaaggtgggagtgggagtgggccTTGACCCAAGGAGTCAATTCATGAAACCTACAACACAGCCTTGCAGAAAAGCTTTGAACAACAAAGATAACAGTATTCAGCTAGGCCAGTTAGACTCTGCAACcagaattacagaaaataattcatttaataacaGGAGTTAAAGCAAAGaattacaaagagaaacagaacctgAGAGAGTGGAAGAATCATGTTAAGAGAGGATGACCCAGGCCCTAGAAGGGCCATGGAGCTAAGTTTCTGTGAGAGTCCTGCTTCCTTTCCTACCTTGATAATATCTTAAGCAAACCCCCATTTCTTCCTGTAACATGAGTCTCTAGTTCTTATAACCAAAGAAGCCTACTTAATGGCTTGCCCCCAGCCACTGCTAACAGCAGGTGACCAACTTTCTTTCTCAGCAGAATTTCACTAACAACTCTAAATAAGCAAGTCTTTCCaactcttttttgttgttgtttttaaagattttatttatttatttgacagagagagagagagagagacagccagcgagagagggaacacaagcagggggagtgggagaggaagaagcaggctcccagcggagcagagagcccgatgcggggctcgatcccaggaccctgggatcacaccctgagccgaaggcagatgcttaacgactgagccacccaggcgcccctttccaaCTCTTCTTAATTAAGAGGAAGCTGGCCAAGCTTGGGTATCTTCTCCATTAGgaggaatttgttttgttttgtttttaaactttcatgGTATACTTCTGCTGGGCatggtttttaaactttcatgGTATACTTCTGCTGGGCTATTCCTATGAATAAGAAACAGAAACCTAACCTGTCCAGGATGGTAGAACCACATCAGTTCAGGGCACTTCGCTGACATCTTgaacaaaccagaaaaataatCCAAAGCACATCTCTGATTAACAACCAATTAGAGAGATACCATTTTAGTATATAACTGTAGCGTGGGAGATTACCTTGCCCCATcaattcccttcctccctctaaaattattttgaatatataaatgcaACTGAGTCTTAAGAAATCTGCCCTAGCGGGGACACCTCCATgcttcagtaggttaagcgtccgacacgacttcagctcaggtcatgatttcaagccccgtgtctggttctgtgctgggcagggagcctgcttgagattctctctctccctctttctgcccctcctcccccttctcccaccccagtcacacacattctctctctctaaaaaaagaaagaaagaaagaaagaaagaaagaaagaaagaaagaaagaaagaaagaaagaaagaaagaaatttgcccTAGCTGCATTTGACCTTAGTTTAGTTTAATACCCAAGAAATAAGAGACCCTGGTCAAAGAAAGTAAAGGGGAAACATAGTTCACCTGCTAAAATGAATGCTTCAAGTTCATATGACTAGTGCACTTACAAATTGCTTTTACCGCATTCAGTATGTCTTTGGCAGTCTGCATTTTAGAAACACTTTACTGTCTTGTATGGATTTATGTTAACTTCAAGGGAGAAACATCCAGATAAAAAAGCTCTCTGTTTCACTGACCTGTGATTGCTTTCACCACCATATCAGATACTTCTGAAATTTCTTCATTAACAGGGACACAAAGCATCTGAGGTGtaacccagtgcagggctctacaaagagggagagacagtaaaaaaaaaaaaaaattccaagaatgGACCACAGTCATTTGTCTTGTCATTTCCTTCAGTTAAGGGGAAATATGGGGCACCACTGATGAATGAGGCAATCCTGGGCCCCAGCACAATGCCCCTGAACATTATCAGGAGCTCAGACGAAGTAACCAGAATCCTAAAATGAGGCTTCTCTTGTCACAAGAAAAGCAGAAGACTATCTTACTGGTTGAAATGAGATTATACGGAGGCTGAAAAGATAACTGAGACTGAAGACCTGAGAAGaatctgctttcccctctcctcatTGCCCATCACCATAATGTCGCCTTAAGCTCTGCCCTCAACTTCTGTGGCACACCAGAGGCTGTGTAAGCCTCTGTCAACAAGCATGTGTCACCTCAGTCTGAATCCCTGAGTTTCCTGGTTACACCCTTCACAGCAGAGATCCCTGCCTGACGAATGCTCTCACCCTGCACACCAGTCCAAAGACCATCTAGTTCCTTTGGGCTCCACCTACCACCTTCCTAATACCAACTCCTGGCTTCTGGTGTGACACCATCAAGACAGATCTGCCAATTATCAGCCCCACTGTCAAGGAGCCCTGTTTGGATTCCTAAGCCCCCTGTTCCAGAAGCACCTTAGCACAACCAGTCTTGGACCCATGCCCACATTTAGATGGCCTATTTCCTAAGGGTTTCACTGCCACTGGAATGCAGAGCCCTGGGGCTCACTCTACCACCCAGGGAAGATGGAGTGCTTTGGGAAGTGTTACCAACCCAGTGCAGTGGGAAGATGTGATCAGAGGGACAGCTAAATAATGAGCACCCCCGGTAAGGAGGAGGACTAATGACACCTACTGCCTTCATATGGATACTCACAGCTTCCTGCCTGACAAGACAGttcaatgaaatgagaaaataatgaaatttcctCCTGTTCCTTGGAAATTTTGGAGATTTGAAACAATCTCAAACATCAGATCTGCTTCTTATCTAAAGTTGCTTCGACTCAGGTGATTTCAGCCCTTTTCTCCTACCCATTTACCATAGTGTTTTTCCTTCTGACACCATGAAGAAGCTTAGACGCTAAGGATGGTGAGTATCCCTGCTGTTAGTTGTTGTCAAGGTTTGAAATGCAAGTGCCCTGTTTCCCCACAATGTATTCTCCTGATGGTAGGGAGTAAATacaagacaaagcaaaacaaccaACTACCTGATCCTCTTCTGAATAGCGAGATCTTTCTTCTCATCATCTGTAGTTTCTGGACAGAACACATATTTATAGAGACGAGTCATGATGTACTTTTCGATCTGATCCATTATCTTCTCAACTCTTTCTGCAGGCACTGAAATATCCAAATGGACATAAAAGCTCAAGAGAAGGATGGACAATTTACATTAAGAGCACGTCTTCATAGCTTCTCCTGTAATAGCAGAAAACTAATTCACTAGTAATGCATTAAATATACCCAGAAACAAAAGTATAAgatgttacattaaaaaataccctTTAAATATTTACCTCAACTTTTGGGACTGCCTTTCACAGAATCACCACTTCTAACTGAAACTGTTTTGGCAGGACCCAACAGTTGTATGCCCTGCCAAGTGGGAACACCTCAGCACGGGTCACTCCACATCGCTACATTAGAGAAGCGACTGAAATTCCCAAGACTGAGAATGATGGCAAcccactttttcatttttctgaggtTTACTACACAATCTTGTAGAACTCGCAGACGTGCACAGGTGGGGCTTATTTCTCAGACATGTATGCTAAGTATATCCTAAAACCCAACATCAATGGAAGtcaaattcaagaaaattctCTAAAAACCTACAGCTCTAAGTCGGtgattctcaatttttttccaccccccacccatctGAGGAATACATAATCATGAAAAATGACTCACCAAAATGGTGCTTCCAAGATGGGCATTTCATTTAGAAGCTTCCTAAGGGGTTTAATCGACTCTGCCCCTACCCTTAATGGAATTATTAAATACTGTTCCATAAATTACCCAACTGTTGTGATCACCTTGGAGTGATACACATGGTGGTATTCAAAGGCCCTCTAAGGATAAGACCAGCTACCAGAATGTCAGTGGAGTTGTTTATAGGACAGAGGTGGCAAGCCCGCCAGGccaacagagaaacagagaaagttcTAACAGACACAGCAGTCAGACTCTGTACAACTACCAACAATCCTTTTATGGCCGGCTAACAAAGCATTACCTTTTCCACGAGTCTGCATTCTTTCAGCCACGTTCTGGTAAAAATCCTGAGTACACTCTGACTGTTCCTCAATGCTCAAATCCTGAAACAAAGGGACAAAGAGGCTGCTTGGTAGCTGAAGAAAGATCATGCGTAAAGCTCTAAATTTTACAAAGTTTCCAAAACACACTCCTTAACTGGTGCTAATCTCAAAAGTACCTACCAATTATATTAACTCTGCAGAGGAGAAAAACCTATCCTTTAAAGCTATTTATAACTCTCATGACCTCTTCTTACTTCTTtttgcacgcgctctctctctctatattcATTCTTACGTGGGTATAATgcatattttgataatttatacatttatgtacATTTCTATTTATCTGATCTACTTAGTCTTTTCTGGTGGCTCACATTCCATtatattaaatgctttatttaacCAGTCTACCACTGTGcctttgggttctttctctttttttcactatTATGTACTGCAGCTACAAATAATTGTGTGGACTATTTCTCTTGGGTTATTTCTTCATGATACATTTTCAAGAGTGACATTAACAGTTTAATAAATATGAACAGCTTTACAGCTCTAAGTACCTACTGCTAGATACAATCCTCAGAAACTTCAATGTCCAGCCATTAGCCATATATGTGTGTTTACTTCTCCAAGGTCCCCACAACACTGGGCTTTATAATTTTCCTTCGGGTTTACTGCCTATATGggtataatatgtatatttattccctattttcttctaaagaataAAGTCTACATAAAACATAAACACAGTTCAGCACAATTAACTAGAtgataaaaactaaaacatggagagaaacagaaaatggagCTAGgaacaataacagaaaaatgcaGTCCCTGAAGATACAGAAATTAGTCACATCAGCCCAACATCTGTCTCTAACTAAACTTTCTAGCAATCATCAGTAAGACAAAAATAGTCACATAATTGGGTGTCCAAAATGTAAAAGTAAACTAACTCGTCAGGTGAAATTCTAACCCCATACCCAGAAATTTCTCCCAAGGGTTCTCATCAAGTCACTGTAGAAGGGCATGAATATGGCCCGGGACACATTCCATAGGACTGTTCTTTAGACTGCCTCCACACAGCCCAATGACAGCATACAGCAAGGGCCCATGAGGCCCCAGTGACAGCACGCAGACCCTGCCACTCTGGCTTAAATCCCAAAGTATGTCTTGGGGCCCCGCCCTTCTGCCTTTTACAATGTCTCTCCCACCCATCCTTCCCTGGTTTGGGCTCTCGTCACCTTTCACCTCGAGTAGAGCTGCTCTCCCCAACTCTGATCTCACTTTCCAATCTATCCTACACACCACAGATCAACTGGTCATCTCAGATTCAGATCTGGGCACAAAGTCAGCTTATCACCTGAGCGCCACACCTCCAAAGGCTGTCCATCAGACGGACGCTGAAGCCTGCACTCAgcaccagcctccctcccccttcccgctTCCCCTGCAGTGTTCTGAGCGTCTGCTTTAGCTGCCCCCCCCACAACACTATCAAGTTATTCTCTGTCTGCATTACTTTTACTGCTCTC
This genomic interval carries:
- the RABGEF1 gene encoding rab5 GDP/GTP exchange factor isoform X6, with amino-acid sequence MQTRGKVPAERVEKIMDQIEKYIMTRLYKYVFCPETTDDEKKDLAIQKRIRALHWVTPQMLCVPVNEEISEVSDMVVKAITDIIEMDSKRVPRDKLACITKCSKHIFNAIKITKNEPASADDFLPTLIYIVLKGNPPRLQSNIQYITRFCNPSRLMTGEDGYYFTNLCCAVAFIEKLDAQSLNLSQEDFDRYMSGQTSPRKQEPENWSPDACLGVKQMYKNLDLLSQLNERQERIMSEAKKLEKDLIEWTDGVAKEVQDIVEKYPLEIKPPNQSLAAIDSENVENDKLPPPLQPQVYAG
- the RABGEF1 gene encoding rab5 GDP/GTP exchange factor isoform X5, whose translation is MSLKSERRGIHVDQSELLCKKGCGYYGNPAWQGFCSKCWREEYHKARQKQIQEDWELAERLQREEEEAFASSQSSQGAQSLTFSKFEEKKTNEKTRKVTTVKKFFSASSRVGSKKAEIQEAKAPSPSINRQTSIETDRVSKEFIEFLKTFHKTGQEIYKQTKMFLETMHYKRDLSIEEQSECTQDFYQNVAERMQTRGKVPAERVEKIMDQIEKYIMTRLYKYVFCPETTDDEKKDLAIQKRIRALHWVTPQMLCVPVNEEISEVSDMVVKAITDIIEMDSKRVPRDKLACITKCSKHIFNAIKITKNEPASADDFLPTLIYIVLKGNPPRLQSNIQYITRFCNPSRLMTGEDGYYFTNLEAL
- the RABGEF1 gene encoding rab5 GDP/GTP exchange factor isoform X4; amino-acid sequence: MSLKSERRGIHVDQSELLCKKGCGYYGNPAWQGFCSKCWREEYHKARQKQIQEDWELAERLQREEEEAFASSQSSQGAQSLTFSKFEEKKTNEKTRKVTTVKKFFSASSRVGSKKAEIQEAKAPSPSINRQTSIETDRVSKEFIEFLKTFHKTGQEIYKQTKMFLETMHYKRDLSIEEQSECTQDFYQNVAERMQTRGKVPAERVEKIMDQIEKYIMTRLYKYVFCPETTDDEKKDLAIQKRIRALHWVTPQMLCVPVNEEISEVSDMVVKAITDIIEMDSKRVPRDKLACITKCSKHIFNAIKITKNEPASADDFLPTLIYIVLKGNPPRLQSNIQYITRFCNPSRLMTGEDGYYFTNLKCTVSVGSIKET